The genomic interval GACTGTGCCATCCAATCCGATGTAACCAGACTGTGCCATCCAATCCGATGTAACCAGACTGTGCCATCCAATCCGATGTAACCAGACTGTGCCATCCAATCCGATGTAACCAGACTGTGCCATCCAATCCGATGTAACCAGACTGTGCCATCCAATCCGATGTAACCAGACTGTGCCATCCAATCCGATGTAACCAGCTAGCCTCCTCAGAGTGGGGATCACACCGTGGTGTGAGATCCTGAAGGGGCGCTGGGTCAGAGGGGGCCTACAAACCGAGTTTGACACTGAAAAGACTATCACAGGGATCATACTTCCATTTACGACGCAGCTTCAGGTTCCCATCAGTCGAAGTTTAACACGAGATCCAACACCTATACACTCTTGCTGTCTTGACACCAACGTTCATTTAGTCAGGAATTATGGTTACTGCATGGAAGACACCTCATCCATTAATATAGGGGATGggcaaaacccttttttttccTGACTAACACACTGGGAGAATGAGCCTGGCCCCTAAAGGGATTGGTTGTATTGTATTTGTCTACAGCGGTTCCTCGTCCCTGGATGTGTATGACGGCCGCTACCTGGCTCACTCGGAGAAGGTGGTTGTGGTCTCCATGAACTATCGCATCGGGGCTTTTGGGTTCCTGGCTCTGCACGGTTCCCCGGAGGCCCCAGGGAACGTGGGTCTTCTGGACCAGCGCATGGCTCTCCAGTGGGTGCAGGATAACATCCAGTTCTTCGGGGGAAACCCCAAACAGGTGATAAatagaaagagtgtgtgtgggatccaggtctgtgtgtacatgttatAAACATTATAAAACCTGACAAAATGACCCCCACAAGTTTTTTTGGCAGGTCCCCTCAAAATGCAATTTCTAGCTTATAGATCAGGTTTAGGGTAAATCTTGGGTTACTTTTAGGATTTGTTattacaggttaggtttagCGTAAGGGTTTAGGGCTAGATTAAGTTTAGGGATAAAGGTTAGGTAATTGGGAGAAGAGGTTTAGGGATTGTGAATAGAAAATATGGATTTATGCCTTTCTAGTCCTCAGAAGGATAGAAATAGAACAAtaaacgtgtgtgtttttgtatgagcGACAGAGTGAGCGTTTACATGctacaaatgtaaatattgcTTTTATGAACCACAAGGTGACCATCTTTGGGGAGAGTGCCGGAGCGGTTTCCGTGGGCCTGCACCTCTTGTCTCCCGGCAGTCGGCCCACCTTCACCCGAGCCATTCTCCAGAGTGGAGCCCCTAACTGCCCCTGGGCTACTATAACACAAGACGAAGCCCACCGGCGGGCCACCCAGCTGGGGAAGCATGTCGGCTGCCCCTCCGGGGGTAACGATACGGAGCTGGTGGACTGCCTCCGCAACAAGCGCCCGCAGGAGCTCATTGACAAAGAGTGGCAGGTGCGTTCATCTGTTGATCTTTTTTGTTTCACCGTATGTTTCACATTTCTTTTCAGGATTTCTTTTTATCACTCATCTACTCAgtacatttcctgttttctgtatattttacatGTGCGTGTAGGAATGGATTTATTGCCctatattatttttgtctgtctgtctctgttaagTATTTACACTCCTGTAAACCAGTCACGTTGAACATACGCATTCAGTTGATGTGTTGTACTAGATGTGTTATGTGTTATATACTTGGCCAAACTGGAATAAATCAACAGCGGCCATGTTCTCTGGTCTTTTCAGGTCATGCCGTGGCCAGCCATCTTCCGTTTCTCCTTCGTGCCTGTCATCGATGGCGTGGTCCTCCCAGACAACCCAGAGGCCATGCTCAGCTCAGGCAACTTCAAGGACACCCAAATCTTGTTGGGTGTCAACCAGGACGAGGGGTCCTTCTTCCTGCTTTACGGGGCACCTGGCTTCAGCAAGGTTGGTGTAAATATGAAGGACAGATATTATTAGGAAATTGTAAAGAGTGATTACCCGAGACCAAACTTTTAAACACATAGTAACTCAAAAAAGAGGGAGCGCTTCCCATAAATTGCACAAGAATAACAGATCACTTACTTTGCACTGAGGCCCACATGAGAAAATGTGGTGTTGTGTTTTGGCTAAAATGTCTTCATAAGAGCATactcatgtgtgtgtttgtaggttcgcacctgtgtgtttgtttatacttttatgtgtgtgtgtttgtaggttcgtgcctgtgtgtgtgtgtgtttgtacttttatatgtgtgtgtttgtaggttcgtgcctgtgtgtgtgtgtgtttgtacttttatgtgtgtgtgtgtgtgctacacGCTTGCATTTCAACCTAACCTTCCATCGCCTCTCCGCAGGACAACGAGTCACTGATCTCTCGAGAGGACTTCCTGGAAAGCGTGAAGCTCAGCGTTCCGCATGCCAACGCCATAGGCCAGGAAGCCGTGGTGCTTCAGGTAGGCAGGGCCGGTAGCCGAAAGGTGGTCTGGTCGGATCCCAGTTGGGCCAGACACTGACATAAATGGGAGTTGAACTGGCATGCTAAGAAGACCGAAATGGACAATCGGGGCAAAAACTAGGCTTAATGTTAGTTTCACCTACCCATTGGCTGATCTGGAATGTTCTAATCATGTACTCTAATGCAGTACTTGGTTACCAACGCAGAGGTATTGCATTAGATACATTTGACCGGATGGGTGTCTAATGAAGCTCTGTTACGTCGCAGTATACTGACTGGTTCGACGAGAACAACGGAGGAAAGAACCGAGATGCCCTGGACGACGTGGTCGGAGACCATAACGTCATCTGCCCACTGCAGCACTTCGCCAGGAGCTACGCCCAGTTTCATGCCGATCAGACCACCAACAACTGGCAACAGGCCGGCACCTCTGGGGGTGTGGTGAAGGATGGGAACTCACAAGGTAGGATTGGTTCATTCGTGGTTCTGTTAGTTGTTCTTTTGACATTACGCAAATGTTTGTTTCTTCATAATGACCCTTCAATATCCACTAAGAGGCAGTTCCCCATACACAGAAAAAGCCTAGTACAGGACTAAAATGTAACTTCTATGGGGATtttccattgagcttgattttttgtCAAGGACTAGGAATTATATGTGACTGGGAAACTGGATAAATGGAACAGGGCTAGAATAGTACATAGGAATGAGATAGATCACCTTAAACATTGCAATAGAAATAATCATCTAACATTTCTTTGGCAATTTCTAATTCCTCCCCCCGGCAAAAAAATCCTATTTCTGCCACAACATAATAACTTATTGATTGCTGCAGAGACTGTGGAAGACTAAATACATTGTTGCTAACCAGAACAATGTCATAAATGGATCAAATTCAGTTTTGTGTTTCATCCTGCGGAACAAAGGAATGTAGGTACAAGAAGGAAACTGCaataacatttccaaaatgttgactGATTTAAAGGAAAGTAAAAGCTGGGCGATGGTTTTGCTTTGTGGTGTCTGGGTTTTTTTAATCTATGTTCGCATTTGTTATAAACATCATTCCATGTTATTCACATTCCTaattgtttattcattttgtaACCTCTAATAAAATCTAACTGAAATCAAGTTTCTTACGAGATTTCAACACAAATGGGAACATATGGCGAAACATATTCAACACAGTGGAACATCTTGGTTTCACCGAACTATTTTACCCAATGCTCTCCTCCAATCCCTCTAGGTGGAGTGTATCTTTACCTGTTCGACCATCGTGCCTCTAATCTGGCCTGGCCGGAGTGGATGGGCGTTATCCACGGTTACGAGATTGAGTTTGTCTTCGGCCTGCCACTGGAGAAAAGACTCAACTACACGGCCGAGGAGGAGAAGCTGAGCCGACGCATGATGAGATACTGGGCCAACTTTGCACGCACAGGGTAGGAGCAAGGGGCAGGGCTGCTTTCTTCAGGCGAGGAGGATAGAGAGCGAGACCGCTCAAGGAATGTCACCACCCTGCTTGCGTGGGGTTGTTCTGCttacctcccccctctcccccttctccccctgCACCTTCCCCCATGTCTCCACAGTAACCCCAACATCAACTTCGACGGCAGCGTGGATAGCAGGCGGAAATGGCCCCAGTTCACTAACAGCGAGCAGAAACATGTGGGTTTAAACACAGAACCCCTGAAGATCCACAAGGGCCTACGGAACCAGCTGTGTGCATTCTGGAACCGTTTCCTGCCACGCCTCCTCAATATCACAGGTAAGGTGTTCgccacatgtgcacacacacaacgtcAGGGTAATATTTGTTAGGACACCCCTTCTCATTCAagggatttttatttatttttttactatcttccacattgtagaatagtaGTGAAGGCATTCAAACTATGAAATACCACATATGAAATAATTTAGTAAcaaatctaaatacatttatattttagattcttcaaaggagccaccctttgccttgatgacagctttgtacACTCTTGGCATTGTCTCAACCAGAGTGcctttccaacagtcttgaaggactTCCCACATATGTTGGGCACTTGTTTGCTGCTTTTTATTCACTGCAGTCCAACTTATAACAAACCATCTCAATTTGGTTTTAgtcgggtgattgtggaggctaGGCCATCTGATGAAACAGTCCATCGctctccttcttggtctagTAAGGATGGTGTATCGCTGCAGAATggtgtggtagccatgctggttccaTGTGccttgaaatgtaaataaatcacagaaagTGTGCCGGCAAAGCACACCACCACACCTCCTAAATGCTGCACGGTGGCAACCACAAATGCGGTGATCATCTGTTCACCCTCAAACCATCTCACAAAGACTCAGCAGTTGGACCAGAGGACAGATTTCTACTGGGctaatgtccatttcttgtgtttctttgcccaagcaagtctcttctttTTATTGGTGAACTTCAGTGCTGGTTTCTTTGCAACAATttgaccataaaggcctgattcatgCAGTCTCCCCTGAAtagttgatgttgagatttGTTTGTtgcttgaactctgtgaaggttactacatgattccatgtgtttttCATAGTTGTGtagtcttcactattattctacaatgtgaacaattttaactaaagaaatacatttgaaaatacgTATCTATGGATAAAAGCCTCTGCTAAGCAGTATCTACTGGTGTATGTGATATATGCATCGTGAATGTTTCTACCACTAAATGTGGGTATTGCATTGAAAACCATGAATTCATATTAAACTCATTACTAGGCGGCAAGTACAGACtcaaatgttttatacagtggATTAGTGGCTTGGAAATAAGCTAGGGGCAGATTACTGTCTTTTACATGGAAATAGGCCCTGAGACGTATTAAATGATCTGGGAGAGGAGAGCAGGCTGAAATCTCTTATGATCCATTATCTAACTGTCCAGTGTCCAAATAAGGGAAGAAAACTAAATTACTCACTAATAAGAAGAATGGTATAATAACTtgtaataatcataataaaaatgaggttgtacaaagacaaaaacaatcaTTAAAGCAAATACGATTTTTTTGTCCTGTACAACTCTGAAGGTTTATAATTAATAACAGTGACCGCTACTGCACAACTACTAATAGAAGTAATAAATAGAAGTACCTaaaatatacaccaatcagccataacattatgaccacctgcctcatattgtgtaggtctgtcttttgccgccaaaacagccctgacccgtcgaggcattaactccactagacctctgaaggtctTCAATCTTCATCCTCTTATTGGGTATCGGGTCgcagggacagcagctccagcagctccagcaggggaccacAAACTTCCCATTCCCAAGCCACATtagccagctctgactgggggatcttgaggcgttcccaggccagtgttgagatataatctctccacctagtcctgggcctaccccgaggtctcctcccagctggacatgcctggaacacctccctagggagacgtcctgggggcatccttaccagatgcccgaaccacctcaactggctcatTTCGATTCAAAGGAGCACCGTCTCTACTCCATGTTCCTcgcggatgactgagcttctcacacATCTCTAAGGGAGacgccagccacccttctgagaaaacccatttcagccgcttgtactcgcgatctagttctttcgggtCATGACGGAAGTGAAACCAAAACAGAAGCACACCTCTGAAGATGTGTtttggtatctggcaccaagacaatagctgcagatcctttaagtcgtATAAGTTGCGAGGTagagcctccatggatctgaattgtttgtccaacacatctTACATATCTGGGGAATGTGGAGGCCAAgccaacaccttgaactcgttgttgtgttccacaaaccattcctgaaccacttttgctttgtggcagggcacattatcctgctgaggCCAATTCCATCAGGGAATTCCATTgcaatgaaagggtgcacatattctgcaacaatgcttaggtaggtggtaagtgtcaaagtaacatccacatgaatggcaggacccaaagtttcccaacagaacattgcccaaagcatcacactgcctccgccggcttgccttcttcccatagtgcatcctggtgccatgtgttctccaggtaagcgaagcacacacacccggccatccacgtgatgtaaaaggaaacgtgattcatcaaaCCAGGCCACCTACTTCCATTGCTACGTGGTCCAGTTTTGAAGCTAACGTGCCCTTTTTAGGTGCTTTGGCAATAGACAGGGGTCagtatgggcaccctgactggtctgcggctacgcagccccatacgcaacaaaatgcaatgcactgtgtgttctgacacctttctattagtaccagccatttgagctacagtagcttgtctggtGGATCGGatcacatgggccagccttcgctcccacttgcatcagtgagccttggccgcccatgaccctgtcgccggttcaccagaacactccacaagggctgcagttttggagatgctctgacccagtcatctagccatcacaatttggtcctagtcaaagtcgctcagatccttacgcttgcccatttttcctgcttctaacacatcaacttcgaggacagaatgttcacttgctgcctaatatatcctacccactgacaggtgccatgacagGTCCCTGTCAGTGACAGgtacactcctcacatttttgtaaatatttgattatatcaatatttgattaaagtagtgagtgtacagcttgtataacagtataaatttgctgtcccctcaaaatacctcaacacacagccattaatgtctaaaccgcaggcaacaaaagtgagtacacccctaagtgaaaatggccAAATTCGGCCCAAagtgttaatttttttaaccCTCTtgagcatggagttcaccagagcttcacaggttgacactggagtcctcttccactcctccatgacgacatcacggagctggtggatgttagagaccttgcgctcctccaccttccatttgagggtGCCCctcagatgctcaatagggtttagacatgcttggccagtccattacCTTTACcatcagcttctttagcaaggcagtggtcctcttggaggtgtgtttggggtcgttatcatgttgaaatactgcccaatctctgaggggatcatgctctgctttagtatgtcacagtacatgttggcattcatggttccctcaatgaactgtagctccccagtgccggcagcactcatgcacccccagaccatgacactcccacccccatgcttgactgtaggcaagacacacttgtctttgtactcctcacctggttgccgccacacacacttgacaccatctaaaccaaatgtttatcttggtctcatcagaccacaggacatggttccagtaatccatgtccttagtctgcttgtcttcagcagactgtttgcaggctttcttgtgcatcatctttagaagaggctttcttctgggaTGACAGGCATGCAGACCATTTTGTACGGCgaatggtctgagcactgacaggctgactccCCACActttcaacctctgcagcaatgctggcagcactcatacgtctatttcccaaagacaacctctggatatgacgctgagcatgtgcactcaacttctttggttgaccatggcaaggcctgttctgagtggaatctgtcctgttaaaccgctgtatggtcttggccaccatgctgcagctcagtttcagggtcttggcaatcttcttatagcttaGGCCATcattatgtagagcaacaattatgtTTCTCAAATCCTCatagagttctttgccatgttgaacttaAAGTATGAGTTTAGTGTCatagcaataacaccaaatttaacacacctgctccctattcacacctgagaccttgtaacactaatgagtcacatgacaccagggagggaaaatggctaattgggcccaatttggacattttcatttaggggtgtactcacttttattgccagtgatttagacattaatggctgtgtgttgagttataatgaggggacagcaaatgtacactgttataccagctgtacactcactactttacattgtagcaaagtgtcatttcctcagtgttgtcacatgaaaaggtataatcaaatatttacagaaatgtgaggggtgccCCAAGTCATCAAACCTACTCACTTGAGGAATTCTAGTCATAGATTATGCTCAAATAAACAAGATATTACAAATTCATCCCAAAATTGAAGgtttaaaaattatttcaccAATCAAAACAACCCAGACTTCATCTTTAAGTTAGGTGGCATTTCATTTACAGTGACTTGAAATTGTGATCGCTTCCAAAGGCCATTTACAAAGCCCGGTATGGTTTGGTTTTGTCATCATGGAGTATTGTGTGTATGGGATTTGAAAGGAGCCTGAATACCTTTGAAAGGCACTCTATACAGGGACAGTTAAGAAGTTTCAAAAGTagtttacactttattttgagaattcCAATTTGTAGATGTTCAATAGATAGTAATACAGTCATCAAACTGTGTTGATACGCTACTGCTTGCTAGGTTTatagttaggtttagaataaggtttagggtaaggtttaaggttaggattaaggttagggtatgggttagggttagtacatagtcaactaaaatgttactgatagtcagtagataatttgtagagcatctacagacacacttttgggactctcaaaatgtaaaatgtgcgTCTTATAATGGCCAGTTGTTAATATAAATAGCAATTGTAAAGTAAGGTTTTGCATCTGTTTTCATGATGTCACAGTCTAGGATATGAAGTAGCGGTTGGCCTTTCTCAGGTCTTTCTGGTGGATAAAGTTAAAAAATTCTTAGATCTCTATGGTAAACCAAGTTTATAGTTAATTGTTATTCTTATTCAATCAATATGCTGTCCAAAacctaattaaaatatatagttaAACCCAGGTATTGCAAACAACCAGCAATGTACCTTGACTAGCATGATTGTTTAATTACCAGCTGTGGAGATAATTGTATCCTCTGTACCAAACAGCATGATACTGGACTTAGTTTGATTGAAAACCTATTTCTTAGCAAGAAaccacctacagtggggaaTAGGTTTTAAATTAATCATGGAACCCATCTGGTCTATCCACTCCATGCTTAGTTCAGTTTCTCCTCACTATTTACAGCTTGCATCACGTGTGTTTTGTGATCTGATAAATGTCACACTGTATGCAAATATTTCTCTTATCAGTCCACTGTCTCCGCATTGTGACCAGATTAGCTTGTGCCTCCATTTATGCAAATgttcttttaaaaataatatgaatGTATTCATTTCAAGATCATTGCTGATTCCATAAGTAAACAGTGCTCAAAGATCTTTGAGAAGAGTTATGGGATGGGTTGAACAAGTTCTATCAGAGTTACTATTTTTGTCTGGTCTTGTCTGGTTGTGTTTCACATTTCTGTTGGTTAGTAGACGCTCATATCCAGAGTAACATACTGTTAGTGCTTTCACCTCAGCATAGGTAGATGGGACAACTACACAACTCGGTAAGATTGATTATATTTCACTCAATGAAGCAGCTGTCCACAAAGCCATTGTTAGAAGGAAGTAATATACAGAAGCGTtcatgcatctttttttgttctgtcctttttgtgttttgaaaatgcttgCCTATGACAAAGAAAACAGTGTTGATAGCCACACAATtagctgtgtgggtgtgtgtgggtgtttttgaCAACTATGCAACTGGGACAAAAAATTTCCATTAAACTATGGTTTAATTAGAAAAGTTTAATAATTGGGACTTTTTTCCAGTCCATTGGGATTACTAGAAGTAGAttttttagatttagattttgCGTGCCATTCAGATAGGAGTGTAACCATTTTTCATTGGACAGGTTCCAAATTCCAAACGTCACTGCATGTTACTGTTAGGGGTCACTTGTGCTACAGCCGGTTGGTCTTTTGACCGTTATGACCCATGACCCAAGTTCAGATAAACAGTGATGTTACTTCCCGTATCTTGAAATCAatcttcatttaaataacacgTCTTACATTAAAGTGCATTCCAAGGTGttctacaaaacaaaatgaatatggtaaaaacagaatgtgtctatacaaaatgaatatggcaaaaacagaatgtgtctatacaaaatgaatatggtaaaaacagaatgtgtctatacaaaatgaatatggcaaaaacagaatgtgtctatacaaaatgaatatggcaaaaacagaatgtgtctatacaaaatgaatatggcaaaaacagaatgtgtctatacaaaatgaatatggtaaaaacagaatgtgtctatacaaaatgaatatggtaaaaacagaatgtgtctATACAAAATGAAGAGAAAGTATGTTAAGCCTTTTAAAAACAGGTCTCTCAGGTTCCTGACAGGGACATTGGTGACAGTCTTTCAATTCTAAAAATCGTATTgtcctcattttctctctctccctttatctctctaTCAACCTATTTTCTCTGTCTATCGCTCGTTTTCATTCTCACTACTCCCTGACCTCGATCCATTCGACTCTTTGTCTTTCCACTTTTCCCTTTTCAACACCCCCTCAcctgctccctctcctcctcagatAACATAGACGAGGCGGAGCGTCAGTGGAAGGTCGAGTTCCATCGCTGGTCCTCCTACATGATGCATTGGAAGAGCCAGTTCGACCACTACAAGCAGGAGCGCTGCACTGACCTCTAAGacgagagagaggaaagaccaTGTCCGTCCATAGGTCCCTGTCATTCTTCATGTGATACGATATGTTGAGGCTCACACTGTAACGCCACTTAGGCTAAGCAGTGGATTCCCTTCTCCACCGTTTCTCTGCACTCTCATAAATCACATAttggttttcagtttgtttggtTCCCATTGTGGGGGTTAGGTCCGTGAGCTGACAACCAGTCAGCATCAGATAAGGAAATAGTAATAGGAGTTATGGAAGGAGCCGGTCATTGATGAACTGTGTGAATAGGTGAAATGGTGAACGCTTCGACGGTGGGTCATGACTGTTCCTCTCTGTAgactctgactgtgtgtgtgtgtgtgtgtgtctgtctgtacaggTATAACTGTACTTGTGGGGATAAAAAATTCCTGTAATTATAGTTAAGTAAGAAAAAAACGACCGTGCAGAGATTTTTTTCCAGAAAGAAGGCTATGTTAGGTTTAGAGGTTAGTTCAAGGGGAAAATGTAGAGTTTATTTAGGGTTAGAATCATGTTAAGAGTCAGGATTAGGGGATGGTTTTCAGGTTAATGAGTATGGTAGTCCCTACAAGTACAGAATGACaaaggtttgtgtgtgagtgcgtgtgctACGTCTTATCCTTTCGGTCCCTCTCAGTCTTTTTGTTAACTTATTTTTCAGTCGACACAAACCTTGCTGTCGGCTATTTTATATgatctttatttaaaaaagctaCTACCATTACTGTTCCACTGTCAGTCCATGTGTCTGTTCCCTTGTAGTTCGTACTGTACATTTCGCAGATCCCCCGTCCCTCACTCCGGCTGTATTAGGGAGGCGATCGGTTGTCCGTGTGGACTCTTaaatcacaccctattccctacacagtgTACTACAGCCCCCCTGGTTGAAAGTAGCACACCAAATATGAcatagggtgtgatttgggacatGTTCTTTCTTCTTCTGCGCCTCACCTGGGCACCTCTGCCCTATCTAGTGTGCTGTACCAGGgtagtggctcccaacctttttcagttactgtaccacaaACAGAATTCTGCTCTGCTGGgtgtaccccctcatgttactTTTGCTATTATGGTGTTGAGTGTTTTCTCAAAAAttccctgtggagaggccaagtacccccaggggtcctagtacccctggttgggaaccactgtctaGGGGAAGGATGGTGATTTGGGATGTTGTCTTTGTCCATGTGGGTCCACAACTGAAGCCGAAAACCACTGATCAACTTGGAATCTGGAGCCATGTATATATCCCTGTGCTGGGTAGGAAAATATCGTCACTGAAACAAACCGTagggccgtgtgtgtgtgtgtgttaaactcCATGCGGCCCTGCAGTATTTGTGGCACATGTTGCTTGTGTCCTTCTTGGCGATCGTTGAAATGTTGCTTGAACGTAGGTCTTCTGTGCACGTCTTTCAATCCACTTGTCAGAGCGTGAGAGCGATGGCGTATGAACTTTGTATGGCGTAATATCCACATACCTCTGTAAATCATCTTTACGTCACTAGTCCCTGGTGCATGCCAGTCCCTCTCATCGTTGTCCCGGCAACAGAGtgcagtgtgagtgtgagtgtgtgtgtttgtctgtgttggcGCGTGCGTACTGATACAGTCTCCGTGCCAAAGGCCGACGTGTCTcgttcccctcctccctcctaccatccctctctcctttactCCTATCCAtcattctctcctctccacctccccctctctcctctccacctccccctctctcccccccacctctccGCTCACCCCGTCCCTCCATCATCCCCAGGAGGACAGGCGTTCTCGTTAGTCTAATGGAGGCTGAAGTAATTCACTCAGCGTGTGCGCGCGGCCGCGTGAGTAATTCACTCAGAGCTCCGGTGAAACGACAGGGCGCTGCGTCAGCCATTTACCAGACTGACATCCCTGGCTTGGTTGTACCGATGCAGAGACTGCGGctgacggagggagagagagagagagatggcgaGATCAGGAAGAAAAATAtgaagaaagggagaaaagtgcgatggagagagagaaagagaaagagaatggaAGACAAAGTCAGTaagaggaagacagggagggggaggcagggggagagaaagaaggacaggaaaagaaaacacatgctctgtttctgtctgccaAGGTTGTTTATCATTAACTGTGACATTTACTGTACTGTCCACTTGCCTTTCGCAGTCATTTGTATATTCAGTTGCAGGCTTCTCGGTTTAAATCATCTAGAGATGGTAAAAAATTAACAAGGGACTGTCTCTTCATCACGTCATGTTGACACAGTTCCAGGTTTGGTTGCTTTCaggggtggtgtgtgttgtgttgtatgttCCATCTATTTGTCCTTTTGTCCACCTCTAaatgtttgcttttcttttgtatGTGTCCCTGTTCCTGCCTGTCTTTATTCACCTGGGCTTGTATCTGTCCATTCATCTGTGTATACAATATTTATGTGACGTCACGCTTGTATGATGTCATTCTGTGATGTCATTTATTTGAACCGGCA from Esox lucius isolate fEsoLuc1 chromosome 24, fEsoLuc1.pri, whole genome shotgun sequence carries:
- the ache gene encoding acetylcholinesterase; this translates as MKTYATSLLPFLLLSLLAALSSSQSEPSDLTVTTRLGRVRGIRLPTPDRNHVTAFLGVPFGEPPIGKKRFRKAEPKKPWSGVFEATSYPNACYQFVDTSFPGFQGSEMWNPNRDMSEDCLYLNIWVPTSPKPHNLTVMVWIYGGGFYSGSSSLDVYDGRYLAHSEKVVVVSMNYRIGAFGFLALHGSPEAPGNVGLLDQRMALQWVQDNIQFFGGNPKQVTIFGESAGAVSVGLHLLSPGSRPTFTRAILQSGAPNCPWATITQDEAHRRATQLGKHVGCPSGGNDTELVDCLRNKRPQELIDKEWQVMPWPAIFRFSFVPVIDGVVLPDNPEAMLSSGNFKDTQILLGVNQDEGSFFLLYGAPGFSKDNESLISREDFLESVKLSVPHANAIGQEAVVLQYTDWFDENNGGKNRDALDDVVGDHNVICPLQHFARSYAQFHADQTTNNWQQAGTSGGVVKDGNSQGGVYLYLFDHRASNLAWPEWMGVIHGYEIEFVFGLPLEKRLNYTAEEEKLSRRMMRYWANFARTGNPNINFDGSVDSRRKWPQFTNSEQKHVGLNTEPLKIHKGLRNQLCAFWNRFLPRLLNITDNIDEAERQWKVEFHRWSSYMMHWKSQFDHYKQERCTDL